In Salinibaculum sp. SYNS191, the genomic window GACTCGGCGTCGGCGCGGCGCTGTGCTGGAGACGGCTCCCCCAGACGACCCACTCGTTGAGCAGGCGCTCGTAGGGGTCGCTGGCGGCGATGTCCGCCCACAGCGAGCGGAGCGTCTCGACGGCTCCCTCGCCGCCACCGGTGAGGTAGCCGTACCAGCCAGCGAGCGCGGAGACGGCACCGCCGGAGGTGCCGCTCAGGCCGACGAGCCGGCAGTCGTCGGCCGCGTGGAGGTGTGGCAGCACTGTCTCCAGGACGCCGGCGGTGAAGGCAGTGTGACTGCCGCCGCCCTGGCAGGCGATTGCGACGTTGGTGGTCATCTAGTAGGTGTAGAGATGTCCCCCGTCCCAGGTAAGGTCACCGCCGTTGAGGTGGCGGCCGCGCTTCGAGAAGCCGAAGGTAAAGAGGTTGGCCACGTCGACCGGTTCCATCATCTCCTTGACGCGGGACTCACCGAGCATGACGTCCTCGACGACCTCCTGCTCGCTGATGTCGCGTTCCTCGGCGGTGTCGGGAATCTGGTTCGTCACCAGCGGCGTCTTCACGTAGCCCGTCGAGACGCTGAACCCGCGGAGGTCACCGCCGCCCTCGGCCGCGATGCACTGGGTGAGCCCGCGCAGACCGAACTTCGCGGTGATGTAGGCCACCTTGTCCTTGGTGGCGATGTGGCCGTGGATGGAGGCCATGTTGCCGATGGCACCGACGCCGTCGTCCGTCTCGCGGATGTGCGGGATGGCGTGTTTCGCGACCAGGAAGGGGCCACGCAGCATCACGTCGTGCATCAGGTCGAACTTCTCGGTGGGGAACTCCTCGATAGGCGAGATGTGCTGGAGGCCGGCGATGTTCGCGACGTAGCGGACGTCGCCCAGTTCCGCGGCCGCCGTCACCATCGCCGCTATCTCGTCTTCGTCGACGAGGTTCGCAGTCACCGTCTCGACGGTGCCGTCGGCGTCGCAGGCGGCCGCCCGGTCGACCGTCTCCGCCAGCCCCTCCTCGTCGACGTCGGTGGCGACGACCGTCAGGCCGTTGGACGCGAGGGCGACGGCCGTCGCCCGGCCGATGCCGGAGGCCCCACCGGTGACGATGGCGACTGTCTCCGATGTGAAGTGCTCGTCGTCGACCGTCTGGATGTCGTCCGCGGTCACTTCCGGCGGTTCTGTGACGTCGGGTGTCATGGCGTGGGACATCCATACTCCGGTCAGCCGTAAAAAGGTGGACTGCCACGCATGAACCCTCCCGGCGGACCGCGCCGCCGGCCAAACCTTGATAGCGGCGGCGGCCGACCCGTCGCACATGAGCGAGGACTGCATCTTCTGCCAGATTGTCGCCGGCGACATCCCGAGCCACACGGTCGCGGAGACGGACACCGCCTACGCCTTCCTCGACGTGAACCCCTTCGCACGCGGGCACACGCTGGTCATCCCGAAGGCACACCACGAGCGCGTGGGCGACATGCCCGCCGACCTCGCCGGCGACGTG contains:
- a CDS encoding SDR family oxidoreductase is translated as MTPDVTEPPEVTADDIQTVDDEHFTSETVAIVTGGASGIGRATAVALASNGLTVVATDVDEEGLAETVDRAAACDADGTVETVTANLVDEDEIAAMVTAAAELGDVRYVANIAGLQHISPIEEFPTEKFDLMHDVMLRGPFLVAKHAIPHIRETDDGVGAIGNMASIHGHIATKDKVAYITAKFGLRGLTQCIAAEGGGDLRGFSVSTGYVKTPLVTNQIPDTAEERDISEQEVVEDVMLGESRVKEMMEPVDVANLFTFGFSKRGRHLNGGDLTWDGGHLYTY